A single Thermaerobacter sp. FW80 DNA region contains:
- a CDS encoding extracellular solute-binding protein yields the protein MASGRNQAPGSPSGPRGGRPRGQRIALVVGVAALLVVAAGAFGLWLQRRGDPWARYRPVPLDPEKTYEVVLWETELPVAVLPDPLRLPEGPSPEPLYGPQGKASGQGEGDPGPRGAPQGPGSASGPGSPDGPDAGGPRDAPPVGPSAPGGRTPASQGAVQGPGRRGPNALTRRGQPPPVPPLEGPGPFTHREYLDQALRAFARQFPNVRVRVEWIPAREAAARLQRALADGKPPDVFGGWGSALLVRHPLQVPLNPYLGRAERRWYNPTALALYQADRRLWVWPRWVAPHTWWVRVGRVREAGLDPNALALTGWTYADVDRLAGLPGDEPGPGGAESQGAPSGTPQSPGARPGAGQADTPAGQGPGLTLWVGRADLPLEQLLRVRGVASPLAPSGAVLWAGPEGRAALAWLERLREHRLLEPVMEAAAAEWLAGDDPAVMAGGFTPALGRWLLERETGLVPRRLEEPPPPRPGTLPVPPLTRGGRAGGGGEGGSAADAADGDAAVPERWPLPPPPQVEPSGRVTGGLPSAGDPRRGEPLVPPDAEGLVLLPPPVPEGAPRPALLEVGGLMVFRQNRYRGDDHTQAAVELARFLSRWRTDVLTRRLLAVPADVTSLAAWRAESPLPAMYRRQLEHLVLGIWNRDARGRWQRLAVAYPVAPGAPGPEHEDVGRQVRPPLADFWAGEAGADGVIQRWGGSPAPEGGSPAPGDRSQAHP from the coding sequence ATGGCATCCGGGAGGAACCAGGCTCCGGGCTCGCCGTCGGGGCCCCGCGGCGGGCGCCCGCGGGGCCAGCGGATCGCGCTAGTGGTGGGCGTGGCGGCCCTGCTGGTCGTGGCGGCCGGCGCGTTCGGCCTCTGGCTCCAGCGCCGGGGGGATCCCTGGGCACGGTACCGACCGGTGCCGCTCGATCCCGAGAAGACCTACGAGGTCGTGCTGTGGGAGACGGAGCTGCCCGTCGCCGTCCTCCCGGACCCCTTGCGGCTGCCGGAGGGCCCGAGCCCCGAGCCCCTCTACGGTCCCCAGGGCAAGGCATCCGGCCAGGGGGAGGGCGACCCGGGGCCGCGGGGCGCGCCGCAGGGCCCGGGCTCGGCCTCCGGGCCGGGTTCCCCGGACGGACCCGACGCCGGGGGCCCGCGGGATGCGCCGCCCGTCGGCCCGTCGGCCCCAGGGGGGAGGACGCCCGCCAGCCAGGGCGCCGTCCAGGGGCCGGGGCGCCGCGGTCCGAACGCCCTGACCCGCCGCGGCCAGCCCCCGCCGGTTCCTCCGCTGGAGGGGCCGGGGCCCTTCACCCACCGGGAGTACCTGGACCAGGCCCTGCGGGCCTTTGCCCGCCAGTTCCCGAACGTTCGCGTGCGGGTGGAGTGGATCCCCGCCCGGGAGGCGGCCGCCCGGCTACAGCGGGCGCTGGCCGATGGCAAGCCGCCCGACGTCTTCGGCGGGTGGGGCAGCGCGCTGCTGGTCCGGCACCCGCTGCAGGTGCCCCTCAACCCCTACCTGGGCCGCGCGGAGCGGCGCTGGTACAACCCCACCGCCCTCGCCCTCTATCAGGCGGACCGGCGCCTTTGGGTCTGGCCGCGCTGGGTGGCGCCCCACACGTGGTGGGTGCGGGTCGGCCGGGTGCGAGAGGCGGGCCTTGACCCCAACGCCCTGGCCCTGACGGGGTGGACCTATGCGGACGTCGACCGCCTGGCCGGCCTTCCTGGGGACGAACCCGGCCCTGGCGGTGCGGAATCCCAGGGCGCGCCGTCCGGGACCCCGCAATCGCCGGGGGCGCGACCCGGTGCTGGGCAGGCGGACACGCCGGCCGGGCAGGGCCCGGGCCTGACCCTGTGGGTGGGGCGGGCGGATCTTCCCCTCGAGCAGCTGCTGCGGGTGCGCGGCGTGGCCTCGCCCCTGGCTCCCTCGGGCGCCGTTCTCTGGGCGGGCCCGGAAGGGCGGGCGGCGCTGGCGTGGCTGGAGCGCCTGCGGGAGCACCGGCTGCTCGAGCCGGTGATGGAGGCGGCAGCCGCCGAGTGGCTGGCCGGAGACGACCCGGCGGTGATGGCAGGGGGGTTCACCCCCGCCCTGGGCCGGTGGCTGCTGGAGCGGGAGACCGGGCTGGTGCCGCGCCGGTTGGAGGAACCCCCGCCTCCTCGCCCGGGTACGCTGCCCGTGCCGCCCCTGACCCGAGGCGGCCGCGCCGGCGGCGGTGGGGAAGGGGGCTCCGCAGCCGACGCGGCGGACGGCGATGCCGCCGTGCCCGAGCGCTGGCCCCTGCCGCCGCCACCGCAGGTCGAACCCTCCGGGCGCGTGACCGGCGGCCTTCCCTCCGCCGGCGACCCGCGGCGCGGGGAGCCGCTGGTCCCGCCGGATGCCGAGGGGTTGGTGCTGCTGCCGCCTCCGGTGCCCGAGGGCGCGCCGCGGCCGGCGCTGCTGGAGGTCGGGGGGCTGATGGTCTTCCGGCAGAACCGGTACCGGGGGGATGACCACACCCAGGCTGCGGTGGAACTGGCCCGGTTCCTCAGCCGGTGGCGGACCGACGTGTTGACCCGGCGGCTGCTGGCGGTGCCCGCCGACGTCACCTCGCTGGCGGCCTGGCGGGCCGAGAGCCCCCTGCCAGCGATGTACCGGCGGCAGTTGGAGCACCTGGTGCTGGGCATCTGGAACCGGGACGCCCGCGGCCGCTGGCAGCGCCTGGCCGTCGCCTATCCCGTGGCGCCGGGGGCGCCCGGCCCCGAGCACGAGGACGTGGGCCGGCA
- a CDS encoding L,D-transpeptidase family protein codes for MAGGGPVCGEREDARTAYWRFLRWWAAVAGLAFQGGRSAVAAADDVLVVIDIDARKLTVYRNGRPVKTYPVAAGRPGEPSPVGEWRVTDIAHWPGGPFGARWFGLSTPWGSYGIHGTNNPGSIGTYASLGCIRMFNEDVMTLDDLVKVGTPVKITGTTEVYYKLPVYRRGAVGQDVVLLQLALRAVGFDPGVADGVYGGATEQAVTGAEWWFGLDPDGVADAALQRLVGFRP; via the coding sequence ATGGCGGGCGGTGGCCCCGTCTGCGGCGAGCGGGAGGACGCTCGGACCGCGTACTGGCGGTTCCTCCGCTGGTGGGCCGCCGTGGCGGGACTGGCCTTCCAGGGAGGGCGGTCGGCCGTGGCGGCGGCCGACGACGTCCTCGTGGTCATCGACATCGACGCGCGCAAGCTCACCGTCTACCGCAACGGCCGGCCCGTCAAGACCTACCCCGTCGCCGCGGGTCGGCCCGGCGAGCCTTCGCCGGTGGGGGAGTGGCGGGTGACGGACATCGCCCACTGGCCGGGCGGCCCCTTCGGCGCCCGCTGGTTCGGACTCAGCACACCCTGGGGTTCCTACGGCATCCACGGGACGAACAACCCCGGCTCCATCGGCACCTACGCCAGCCTCGGGTGCATCCGCATGTTCAACGAGGACGTCATGACCCTGGACGACCTGGTCAAGGTGGGCACGCCCGTCAAGATCACCGGTACCACCGAGGTCTACTACAAGCTGCCCGTCTACCGGCGCGGGGCGGTGGGCCAGGACGTGGTCCTGCTCCAGCTGGCCCTGCGCGCCGTCGGGTTCGATCCCGGGGTGGCCGACGGCGTCTACGGAGGGGCCACGGAACAGGCGGTGACGGGCGCGGAGTGGTGGTTCGGGCTGGATCCCGACGGGGTCGCGGACGCGGCGCTGCAGCGGCTGGTGGGGTTCCGACCGTAG
- a CDS encoding Uma2 family endonuclease: MATATRKPWTAEELERLPDGWRYEIDEGELVIMTPAGWRHNRVVTRIARLLGNFVEERRLGGEVITNELGILLRKEPVHTLRAPDVAYFTAEQVARIGDERGFPAVVPALVVEVHDASEPEIGRKVAQYLAAGVRAVWVVDLEARTLTRHGQEGEPRTWSGADAVIEEPVLPGFSCRLSELLG, encoded by the coding sequence ATGGCCACCGCGACGCGCAAGCCGTGGACGGCCGAGGAGCTCGAGCGGCTGCCGGACGGGTGGCGCTACGAGATCGACGAGGGGGAGCTGGTCATCATGACCCCCGCGGGCTGGCGCCACAACCGCGTGGTCACCCGGATCGCTCGGCTCCTTGGGAATTTCGTCGAGGAACGGCGGCTCGGCGGGGAGGTGATCACCAACGAGCTGGGCATCCTCCTGCGCAAGGAGCCCGTGCACACCCTGCGCGCGCCCGACGTGGCCTACTTCACCGCGGAGCAGGTGGCGCGCATCGGGGACGAGAGGGGGTTCCCCGCCGTGGTGCCCGCGCTCGTCGTCGAGGTCCACGATGCCTCGGAGCCGGAGATCGGCCGTAAGGTCGCCCAGTACCTTGCGGCGGGGGTGCGGGCGGTGTGGGTCGTCGATCTCGAGGCCAGGACCCTTACGCGTCATGGGCAGGAAGGGGAACCCCGGACCTGGTCGGGTGCCGACGCGGTCATCGAAGAGCCGGTCCTGCCGGGGTTCTCTTGTCGACTGTCGGAGCTGCTCGGCTGA